Part of the Halalkalibacter krulwichiae genome is shown below.
ATAGCCCGCTTTTGCAAGTATATTACAAAGCGCATCCCCTACTGCTGCTCCACGCGCATGTCCTAAATGCAGTGTTCCAGTCGGATTCGCAGAGACAAACTCTACTTGAATTCGTTTTCCACCGCCAACATTCGTTTCGCCATATGTATCTTTAGCTTGTAGTACAGTCGGAATGACGTCACGTAAATAACTATTATCCATGAAGAAGTTAATGAAGCCAGGGCCAGCGATTTCTACTTTTTCAACTGAAGCACGTTCATTGTTTAGATTCGCCAGTAATTCTTCTGCAATAATACGAGGAGCCTTTTTCGCTACACGCGCTAACTGCATAGCCATGTTGGTTGCATAATCACCATGTGCTTTATCCTTTGGCGTTTCAAGAACAACTTCTGGGATCTCTGACCGCTCAGCCAAACCAGCTGCTTCAATTGCCAAGATAATCTCATCTTTCAGTTGCTGCTTAATTTGTTCTACACTATTCATTTAGTCGTATCCTCCTCTAATGTCAACCGGACTTCATGCGTCCCTGTTTCCTGGCCTTGCAATAAAAATTTATACGTTAACTTAATTTTCCCACGTGTTTTACCTGATGGCCATTGCACGAGTAATTTATCCGTAATCGCTGTTGTTTCCCATGAAGCATCAGGCGTAACATATCGTCCGAATGTTTCTTCGCCAACAACGAAACCTTGACGCATTAAAATCGTTCCTTGTCGAATCAACATCAGCTCTCGTCCATCCCACTTCATCGTAGTTTGGACTTTTTCTGAATCAGATAACGCCTCTTCAAACCGCAAGTAATCTTGCCTTCCTTTGTGAAAAAGCTCACCGCGTGTTGTAAATTCGTAGGCATCACTATGATCGCCATAATTAATTTTGTTTTGAAATCTCATTTTGACAGATCGTTTTATCGCTTTATTCATGCCGCCAGCACACCTCTCTATTTCTCAAGTTTAGCGAGTTTACAAGCGAGTTGCAAGACAACGATGTAGGGAAATAAGCGTTAGAACTAAAAATAAAGAGAAAAGCAGGCGTTTAAGGGCATTGAAAAAGGAAAACCGCCTTTTTCCATTTGAATTACAATGGCTCCTCGCATTGCGCGTCTTTTTCGGAAAACCACCGAAAAAGTCTTAACTGATTGCAATGGCTCCGCTCATTGTTTAAGGGCATTGAAAAAGGAAAACCGCCTTTTTCAATGCCCTTTTTTTATTTTATTAGGTCTGCTACGAATTTTGGTAGTGCGAAGCATGCTGTGTGTAGTTCTTTTGTGTAGTATTTCGTTTCAATGTCGTGGAAACGGCTTTTTTCTACTGTTAATGGGTCGTGCTTTTTTGATCCGATTGTGAACGTCCAAAGTCCGCTTGGGTATGTTGGAATGTTGGCTGTGTATAGTCGAGTGATCGGGAATATTTCTTTTACATCACTGTGTACTTTGCTTACTAATTCTTTCTGAAACCATGGGTTGTCTGTTTGAGCAACGAAGATTCCATCTTCTTTTAGTGCTCTTGAGATGCCTTCGTAGAATCCCTTTTCAAATAATTTAACCGCTGGGCCTACTGGTTCTGTTGAGTCAACCATGATGACGTCGTACTGATTCTCTGCTTTTGCAATATGCATAAAGCCGTCGTCAACTTGTACATCAACACGCGAGTCTTCTAAAGCACCTGCAATGGTTGGTAAGTACTTTTTTGAATACTCAATGACTTTCCCGTCAATCTCAACTAATGTTGCTTTTTCTACAGATGGATGTTTAAGAACTTCACGAATAACGCCCCCGTCTCCTCCACCAACTACAAGAACGTGTTTCGGATTCGGGTGAGTGAATAGTGGAACATGTGCCACCATTTCATGATAGACAAATTCATCTTTCTCCGTTGTCATGACCATTCCATCTAATACAAGCATATTTCCGAACTCTTCTGTTTCAATCATATCCAGTTTTTGAAATTCTGTTTGTTCCGTATGAAGTGTCTGTTTTATTTTTGCAGTGATTCCAAAACGCTCTGTTTGTTTTTCTGTATACCATAATTCCATTATCATTCACCTCAATAATTTCTAACGTCTTCATCTATAGGGTTTTCTATTTTTTGCTTTCTAATCTAACAAAGAAAGTATAAAGCAACGGAAAAAAAAAGCAAGTTAAATTTATCCAAACACTTGACTATTCTGACGTTTAAAAAATTCAAAAATTACCGAAGATGAAAAGATAAGAGAGTTACGATTGGGGTGACATTGTATGGAAGTCGTCGTGAACCGAGGAGTCCGGCGTAGAAGACGTTTGTTTCGTTTATTCATTCGATTAATGCTGATCTTTTTAGTAATAGGAGCTGCCATGTGTGTTGGCCTTCTATCCTATACAAAGATGCAAGGTCCACCGCCTCTCAATGTGCCACAAACAACTGTCTATTACGGGGCAGACAATTCTCCAATTGGAGAGCATCATAAAGGCGAAAACCGTCATTGGGTTCCTTTATCAGAAATTGATCCTAATGTCATTGATGCAACGATTTCAATTGAAGATCGCCGTTTTTACAGTCATTGGGGCTTTGACCTTACGCGTATTGGTGGGGCCGTTATTGCCAATTTGCGCTCAGGCTCTAGAGCCCAAGGTGCAAGCACACTCACACAACAATACGCACGAAATCTCTATTTGAGTCACGATAAAACATGGATACGGAAATGGAACGAACTCTTATATTCCTTACGACTTGAGATGAATTACGACAAGGATAAAATTCTCGAAGGGTATTTAAATACCGTTTACTATGGACATGGTGCTTACGGCATCGAAGCAGCATCACAGCATTACTTTGGTAAGCCTGCAAAACAATTATCATTAGCTGAAGCAAGTATGCTTTCAGGCATTCCTAAAGGGCCGAGCTATTATTCTCCTTTATTTGATCTAGATCGAGCTAAGAATCGTCAAGCCGTTGTCTTACAATCCATGGTGCAAAACGGAGTCATCAATCAGGTGGAAGCTGATGAAGCACATTTAGAGCCATTAAACTTCATCCAAAATGAGCTTGAGCGACCTGCTGATGTTGGACCTTATTTTCAAGATGTAGTCGAACAGAAATTAATTGAGGAAGTAGGAATTGATCCAGCTCTCATTGAAGCGGGCGGATTGAAGGTTTATACGACGCTAGATCCAAAGATCCAAAAAGAAGCTGAATACTGGGTCGAACGAGAAATGCCTGACAATGAGCTGCAAACAGCCCTTGTTTCGATTGATCCCCGTACTGGTGATGTCAAAGCACTCATAGGCGGAACAAATTACGTTGAAAGTCCTTATAACCGGGCCGTTACAGCTACGCGAAGCCCAGGTTCATCGTTTAAACCGTTTATCTATTACGCAGCGCTTGAGAACGGCTATACACCTGCCTCTACGCTCCTTAGTGAAGCGACGAGCTTCAGTATTGATGATGGCCGAGATGTGTGGTCTCCAACGAATTTCAACGAAAATTACGCAGAAGATTTTATTACCTTGCTTCAAGCAATGGCGTTTTCCGATAATATCTATGCCGTGAAAACTCATCTATTATTAGGGACAGATAAGGGAATTGAGCTTGCCAGACGTGTCGGAATTGAAAGCCCATTAGGGGATCATCCTTCACTGGCACTTGGAACTTCTAATGTCAGTGTTCTTGAAATGACAAGAGCTTATAGCGCTTTTGCCAATGGCGGCCATAAGGTCGAGCCACGATTTATCCGGAAAATTGTT
Proteins encoded:
- the speE gene encoding spermidine synthase; translated protein: MELWYTEKQTERFGITAKIKQTLHTEQTEFQKLDMIETEEFGNMLVLDGMVMTTEKDEFVYHEMVAHVPLFTHPNPKHVLVVGGGDGGVIREVLKHPSVEKATLVEIDGKVIEYSKKYLPTIAGALEDSRVDVQVDDGFMHIAKAENQYDVIMVDSTEPVGPAVKLFEKGFYEGISRALKEDGIFVAQTDNPWFQKELVSKVHSDVKEIFPITRLYTANIPTYPSGLWTFTIGSKKHDPLTVEKSRFHDIETKYYTKELHTACFALPKFVADLIK
- a CDS encoding transglycosylase domain-containing protein: MEVVVNRGVRRRRRLFRLFIRLMLIFLVIGAAMCVGLLSYTKMQGPPPLNVPQTTVYYGADNSPIGEHHKGENRHWVPLSEIDPNVIDATISIEDRRFYSHWGFDLTRIGGAVIANLRSGSRAQGASTLTQQYARNLYLSHDKTWIRKWNELLYSLRLEMNYDKDKILEGYLNTVYYGHGAYGIEAASQHYFGKPAKQLSLAEASMLSGIPKGPSYYSPLFDLDRAKNRQAVVLQSMVQNGVINQVEADEAHLEPLNFIQNELERPADVGPYFQDVVEQKLIEEVGIDPALIEAGGLKVYTTLDPKIQKEAEYWVEREMPDNELQTALVSIDPRTGDVKALIGGTNYVESPYNRAVTATRSPGSSFKPFIYYAALENGYTPASTLLSEATSFSIDDGRDVWSPTNFNENYAEDFITLLQAMAFSDNIYAVKTHLLLGTDKGIELARRVGIESPLGDHPSLALGTSNVSVLEMTRAYSAFANGGHKVEPRFIRKIVDADGEVIYESEPELVQVLDPKLAFIMTDLMTGMFDPYLNAHTSVTGRSISHLLNRPVAGKSGSTSTDSWMVGYTPQLVTSVWVGFNEGIKLDHASYGQIAKNIWANFTEKALEDQPVMEFQKPDGVIGVKMNPENGLLATEHCPTHRTTYFVEGTEPTKECPAPENSEEADAIDEEAHEKEKFLQRFFKWFGH
- a CDS encoding DUF1934 domain-containing protein, which gives rise to MNKAIKRSVKMRFQNKINYGDHSDAYEFTTRGELFHKGRQDYLRFEEALSDSEKVQTTMKWDGRELMLIRQGTILMRQGFVVGEETFGRYVTPDASWETTAITDKLLVQWPSGKTRGKIKLTYKFLLQGQETGTHEVRLTLEEDTTK